One segment of Paraburkholderia caribensis DNA contains the following:
- a CDS encoding MFS transporter: MRSNQWDVSYEWKAVTLLALGFGLVGLDRWLIAPLFPSIMKDLHLTAQDVGNCIGILGLSWGIFAALMGGISDRFGRRKVLIPAIIAFSLLSGLSGVAGGLASLMAVRALMGVAEGSFCPTSFAATADASHPKRRGFNLGLQQSGFALFGLALSPIIATQLLNVMSWRWVFALVSIPGLILGLLMFRVIREPRTTRVSTLSDPSAPAVAQARRGNWRDVLKSGNIRVAMVALFCAMTGVFVLGAMLPLYLTEYLGLDTQRMGIVVSAIGFGGFVGQFGLPGLSDLTGRRFASVIGFAGTAVMLYVFRGLGAQPVALFAVLFVAAFFTLGLVSLLSGPVATEAAPVGMVSTAIGIVVGAGEIFGGGVAPSLAGFVATRFGIQNILWLPICAVLLGIGVSLLLKETAPAKVRRSNASTAEFPAAEQFE; encoded by the coding sequence ATGAGATCGAACCAGTGGGACGTGTCCTACGAATGGAAAGCAGTGACGCTGCTCGCGCTCGGCTTCGGGCTGGTGGGCCTCGACCGGTGGCTGATCGCGCCGCTCTTTCCGTCCATCATGAAGGACCTGCATCTGACGGCCCAGGACGTCGGCAACTGTATCGGCATCCTCGGTCTTTCATGGGGTATCTTCGCGGCGTTGATGGGCGGCATTTCCGACAGGTTCGGACGCCGCAAGGTTCTGATTCCCGCGATCATCGCGTTCTCGTTATTGTCGGGATTGTCGGGGGTTGCGGGCGGACTCGCGAGTCTGATGGCCGTGCGGGCCCTGATGGGCGTCGCCGAGGGTTCGTTCTGCCCGACCAGTTTCGCCGCGACCGCCGACGCCTCGCATCCGAAACGCCGTGGCTTCAATCTCGGGCTCCAGCAAAGCGGATTCGCGCTGTTCGGACTGGCGCTTTCGCCGATCATTGCCACGCAGTTACTGAACGTGATGTCGTGGCGCTGGGTGTTCGCGTTGGTCTCCATTCCCGGGCTGATCCTCGGCTTGCTGATGTTCCGCGTGATTCGCGAGCCCAGGACCACGCGTGTATCGACGCTGTCCGATCCGTCCGCGCCGGCCGTGGCGCAAGCGAGGCGCGGCAACTGGCGCGACGTGCTGAAAAGCGGGAACATCCGCGTCGCCATGGTCGCGCTGTTCTGTGCGATGACGGGTGTCTTCGTGCTGGGGGCGATGCTGCCCCTCTATCTCACCGAATACCTGGGGCTCGACACGCAGCGCATGGGCATCGTGGTCTCGGCGATCGGCTTCGGTGGGTTCGTCGGCCAATTCGGCTTGCCGGGGCTTTCTGATCTGACGGGGCGGCGCTTTGCGAGCGTCATCGGTTTTGCGGGGACGGCTGTGATGCTGTACGTGTTTCGCGGGCTCGGCGCGCAGCCCGTCGCCTTGTTCGCGGTGCTGTTCGTGGCGGCGTTTTTCACGCTTGGTCTCGTTTCGCTGCTCTCCGGCCCGGTCGCGACGGAGGCGGCGCCCGTCGGCATGGTCTCGACGGCAATCGGGATCGTGGTTGGCGCGGGCGAGATCTTCGGCGGCGGTGTCGCGCCTTCGCTTGCTGGCTTCGTTGCGACTCGCTTTGGCATTCAGAATATCCTGTGGCTGCCGATCTGCGCAGTGCTGCTTGGCATCGGCGTGAGCTTGCTGCTCAAGGAGACGGCGCCTGCCAAAGTGCGCCGCAGCAATGCATCGACGGCGGAGTTTCCTGCGGCTGAGCAATTCGAATAA
- a CDS encoding DAK2 domain-containing protein — translation MSLSSNEVRALLMRVLDALPAHTDELRDLDAALGDGDLGITVKAGSAAVVKALAALPDDPAISDMLRAAGQAFSTANPSTFAALTGGGLLAAAKTMADKHEVGKDDMLTIGRAIAARIVERGKSKVGDKTVLDALVPSLDVLEASSGSAREILAEMIATARRQVETTAALQSQKGRAAWVQERSIGHADPGATAYLRFLEALLAALG, via the coding sequence ATGAGCCTGTCCTCCAATGAAGTCCGTGCGCTGTTGATGCGTGTGCTGGATGCGCTGCCGGCGCACACCGACGAATTGCGCGACCTCGATGCGGCGCTTGGCGACGGCGATCTCGGCATCACGGTGAAGGCGGGATCGGCCGCCGTCGTGAAAGCGCTCGCCGCTTTACCCGATGACCCAGCGATAAGCGACATGTTGCGGGCCGCCGGCCAGGCCTTTTCGACGGCTAATCCGTCGACGTTCGCGGCGTTGACGGGCGGCGGCCTGTTGGCGGCGGCAAAGACGATGGCGGATAAGCATGAGGTCGGCAAGGACGACATGCTCACGATCGGGCGCGCGATAGCGGCGCGCATCGTCGAACGCGGCAAGAGCAAGGTCGGCGACAAGACCGTGCTCGATGCGCTGGTGCCGAGCCTCGATGTGCTCGAGGCGTCGAGCGGGAGCGCGCGTGAGATTCTGGCGGAGATGATTGCGACCGCGCGGCGGCAGGTAGAAACGACGGCCGCGCTGCAGTCGCAGAAGGGGCGTGCGGCGTGGGTGCAGGAGCGCAGCATCGGTCACGCCGATCCGGGGGCAACCGCGTATTTGAGGTTTCTGGAGGCGCTCTTGGCAGCGCTAGGTTGA
- a CDS encoding dihydroxyacetone kinase subunit DhaK: protein MKKIINQPDDFVDEVIDALLIAHPGWIKAATADRRALVRADAPKAGHVGIVTGGGSGHMPGFLGYVGEGLCSGVAVGNVFSSPSAEQIFEATKAVNGGAGVLYVYGNYGGDVFNFDLAADLAEPEGIDIKTVLLTDDVASAPAERASERRGVAGMAFVFKCTGAAAERGDSLDEVARICAKANAQCRTMGVGLSPTILPAAGKPTFTLPDGEMEIGIGIHGEPGTHRGKLESADAIADRLMGQILGDLQAPKGSRLAVLINGLGATPLEELYLLFRRAAKVIGDHGLSIARSYVGEYVTSLEMAGASITVMLLDDELETLLAAPARSPLYRDWLLV, encoded by the coding sequence GTGAAAAAGATCATCAACCAGCCAGATGATTTCGTCGACGAAGTGATTGATGCGCTGTTGATCGCGCACCCAGGCTGGATCAAGGCCGCGACAGCCGACCGGCGCGCGCTCGTGCGTGCCGATGCGCCGAAAGCAGGGCATGTCGGCATCGTCACGGGCGGCGGCTCGGGGCATATGCCGGGATTTCTTGGCTATGTCGGCGAAGGGCTGTGCAGCGGCGTCGCGGTAGGCAATGTGTTCTCGTCGCCGTCGGCAGAACAGATTTTCGAAGCCACGAAAGCCGTGAACGGCGGAGCGGGCGTGCTGTACGTGTATGGCAACTACGGCGGCGACGTCTTCAACTTCGATCTCGCCGCCGATCTCGCGGAACCCGAAGGCATCGACATCAAAACGGTGTTGCTGACCGACGATGTCGCGTCGGCGCCAGCGGAGCGCGCGAGCGAGCGGCGCGGTGTGGCCGGCATGGCGTTCGTTTTCAAGTGCACGGGCGCTGCGGCGGAACGCGGCGATTCGCTCGACGAAGTCGCGCGCATTTGCGCGAAGGCGAACGCTCAGTGCCGCACGATGGGCGTCGGCCTGTCGCCGACCATTCTGCCCGCTGCGGGCAAACCCACCTTCACGCTGCCCGATGGCGAGATGGAGATCGGCATCGGGATTCATGGCGAACCCGGCACGCATCGCGGCAAGCTGGAATCCGCCGATGCCATTGCGGATCGTCTGATGGGTCAGATTCTTGGCGATCTGCAGGCGCCGAAGGGATCGCGGCTGGCCGTGCTGATCAACGGGCTCGGCGCGACGCCGCTCGAAGAACTGTATCTGCTGTTCAGGCGTGCGGCGAAAGTGATTGGGGATCACGGGTTATCGATTGCACGCTCGTATGTCGGCGAATATGTGACGAGCCTCGAAATGGCGGGGGCGTCGATCACCGTGATGCTGCTCGACGACGAACTCGAAACGCTGCTCGCTGCGCCCGCGCGTTCGCCGCTCTATCGCGACTGGCTGCTGGTTTGA
- a CDS encoding ABC transporter permease, whose product MTSTAAKQTDPEALSSRVIRQLRSGVGPLLAALIVICVVLSIASPEFLTTSTLTNILVQTSVVGIAAVGGTFVIITSGIDLSVGSLVALSGMVAATFMAGSTPDAVGVGIAGLAIALAVGALVGALNGLSVTWLRLVPFIVTLAMMAMGRGLTLAISDGRTKFDFPNAFTLFGAKTFAGLPAPMIVMLIVFVIGHVLLRKTTFGHQVFAVGGNQEAARLAGIPVRRVIFLTYTLAGVTAAIAGIVLAGRLNSALPSAANGLELQVIAGVVIGGTSLAGGRGSIVGTFIGVVLIGVINVGLSLLGVNPFWTQFIQGGVIFAAVMLDALSQRRKN is encoded by the coding sequence ATGACTTCGACGGCCGCGAAACAGACTGACCCGGAAGCGCTTTCGAGTCGCGTGATCCGGCAATTGCGCAGCGGTGTCGGTCCGTTGCTGGCCGCGCTGATCGTCATCTGCGTCGTGCTGTCGATCGCATCGCCCGAGTTTCTGACCACCAGCACGCTGACCAACATCCTCGTGCAGACCTCGGTGGTCGGCATCGCGGCGGTGGGCGGCACGTTTGTGATCATCACGTCGGGCATCGATCTGTCGGTCGGCTCGCTGGTCGCGTTGAGCGGGATGGTCGCCGCGACCTTCATGGCGGGCTCGACACCCGACGCCGTCGGAGTCGGCATTGCCGGTCTCGCGATAGCGCTCGCGGTCGGCGCGCTCGTCGGTGCGCTCAACGGCTTGTCGGTGACATGGCTGCGACTCGTGCCGTTCATCGTGACACTCGCGATGATGGCGATGGGCCGTGGCCTCACGCTCGCCATTTCCGATGGCCGCACCAAGTTCGACTTTCCGAACGCCTTCACGCTGTTCGGCGCGAAGACGTTCGCCGGATTGCCCGCGCCGATGATCGTGATGCTGATCGTGTTCGTCATCGGCCACGTGTTGCTGCGCAAGACGACGTTCGGACATCAGGTGTTCGCAGTCGGCGGCAATCAGGAAGCCGCGCGGCTGGCGGGCATTCCTGTGCGTCGCGTGATCTTTCTGACCTATACGCTCGCCGGCGTGACAGCGGCGATTGCCGGGATCGTGCTCGCGGGACGCCTTAATTCCGCGTTGCCTTCGGCCGCCAACGGGCTCGAATTGCAGGTGATCGCGGGCGTCGTGATCGGCGGGACATCGCTGGCGGGCGGGCGCGGTTCGATCGTCGGCACGTTTATCGGCGTGGTGCTGATCGGCGTCATCAACGTCGGTCTGTCGCTGCTCGGCGTCAATCCATTCTGGACCCAGTTCATTCAGGGCGGCGTCATCTTCGCCGCCGTCATGCTCGATGCGCTCAGCCAACGGCGCAAGAACTGA
- a CDS encoding sugar ABC transporter ATP-binding protein has product MNAGTSSQPQDNVQSHPQAGADSHVPPLLRMAGIVKSFPGVKALRGVSLTLEAGRVLAIVGENGAGKSSLIKTLSGAYEPDEGTIEINGVPLARGTHAAIDAGVAVIYQELSLVNDMTVAENLFLGRMPARNGFVQRREADQNARQALAQVGLDGVSPAMRLGDLPLNKRQLIEVAKAVARDARILVMDEPTAALQRDDISHLYAVVRRLRATGMGIIFISHHLEEVFELADSAVVMRDGATVSERPMSAWTEQDLVQAMVARNLDSFYPWEPRDYGPVVLEVRDLASPPIVRHASFKVRAGEIVGIAGIAGAGRTELLKAIFGAQKVTEGDIFIRGNRTVVRSPADGVRQGLVYTAEDRKLEGLVLEASIEENIVLSSLKAIATGGFVRNARKRALAQKASARFGVRASSVVQITGNLSGGNQQKVILGRATATQPAVIMLDEPTRGIDVGAKTEIYAHMVAMARAGAAVVMVSSELPELLGMSDRVLVMYRGRIVAELPRDEADSETVIQWATTGARA; this is encoded by the coding sequence ATGAATGCCGGGACGAGTTCGCAGCCACAAGACAACGTGCAGTCACACCCGCAAGCGGGTGCGGACAGCCATGTGCCGCCGTTGCTGCGCATGGCGGGCATCGTCAAGAGCTTTCCGGGTGTGAAGGCGTTGCGCGGCGTCAGTTTGACGCTCGAGGCGGGCCGGGTGCTGGCCATCGTCGGCGAAAACGGCGCGGGCAAGTCGTCGCTGATCAAGACGCTATCGGGCGCTTACGAACCGGACGAAGGCACGATCGAGATCAACGGCGTGCCGCTCGCACGCGGTACGCACGCGGCCATCGATGCGGGCGTCGCGGTGATCTATCAGGAACTGTCGCTCGTCAACGACATGACGGTGGCGGAAAACCTGTTTCTTGGCCGCATGCCGGCACGCAACGGCTTCGTCCAGCGGCGCGAGGCCGATCAGAATGCGCGACAGGCGCTTGCGCAAGTGGGCCTCGACGGCGTGTCGCCCGCCATGCGGCTCGGCGATCTGCCGCTCAACAAGCGTCAGCTGATCGAAGTCGCGAAAGCCGTTGCACGCGACGCGCGCATTCTGGTGATGGACGAACCGACGGCGGCGTTGCAGCGCGACGACATCTCGCATCTGTATGCCGTGGTGAGGCGTTTGCGCGCAACGGGCATGGGCATCATTTTCATATCGCACCATCTGGAAGAAGTGTTCGAGCTGGCCGATTCGGCCGTCGTGATGCGCGACGGCGCGACGGTCAGCGAGCGCCCGATGTCGGCGTGGACCGAACAGGATCTGGTGCAGGCGATGGTCGCGCGCAATCTCGATTCCTTCTACCCGTGGGAGCCGCGCGATTACGGCCCGGTCGTGCTCGAAGTGCGCGATCTCGCGAGTCCGCCCATCGTGCGGCACGCGAGCTTCAAGGTGCGCGCGGGCGAGATCGTCGGGATTGCGGGTATTGCGGGCGCGGGCCGCACGGAGTTGCTGAAGGCGATTTTCGGTGCGCAGAAGGTGACCGAAGGCGACATTTTCATTCGCGGCAACAGGACGGTGGTCCGCTCGCCCGCCGATGGCGTGCGCCAGGGTCTCGTGTACACCGCAGAAGATCGCAAGCTGGAAGGACTCGTGCTCGAAGCGAGTATCGAAGAAAACATCGTGCTGTCGAGTCTCAAGGCAATCGCGACGGGCGGCTTCGTGCGCAACGCGCGAAAGCGTGCGCTCGCGCAGAAGGCGAGCGCGCGCTTCGGCGTGCGGGCGTCGAGCGTCGTGCAGATTACGGGCAATCTGTCGGGCGGCAATCAGCAGAAGGTGATTCTCGGGCGCGCGACGGCCACGCAGCCGGCCGTGATCATGCTCGATGAACCGACACGCGGCATCGATGTCGGCGCGAAGACGGAAATCTACGCGCATATGGTGGCGATGGCGCGCGCGGGTGCGGCCGTGGTGATGGTCAGTTCGGAACTGCCGGAACTGCTCGGCATGTCCGACCGTGTGCTGGTGATGTATCGCGGCAGGATCGTTGCGGAACTGCCCCGCGACGAAGCCGATTCGGAGACGGTGATTCAATGGGCGACAACAGGAGCACGAGCATGA
- a CDS encoding sugar ABC transporter substrate-binding protein — MAWNSARFNGWSSLAAPAGAGLLCVAAALSGCSKSESPSTGTAASDASASGAAVASAAPASAPAGKTKIGFSIATLNNAFFVGLKLGVEKGSKAESFELVQTNANGDAQQQVNDANNLLSQGITALVLNPIDSKAIIPVVQKANQMNIPVFTLDRGSDGGKVTSFVASDNVALGATGAKWIADQLTKRYGSAKGNVVDLIGLVGTTAATDREKGFSDEIAKYPDIKVVARQEGAFDQEKSLNAMTNILQKFPQIDAVFGANDDNTVGAEKAIDNAGRYKPLDDKAHILVIGADGTAQALSAIRAGKQDATISQNPIEMAAKSLNFIADNAAGKAVPATYAWPTFLIDKSNIDSDETKKYGLWSLQVSQ, encoded by the coding sequence ATGGCCTGGAATTCAGCACGGTTTAACGGATGGAGTTCACTCGCCGCGCCGGCGGGTGCTGGACTGTTGTGCGTCGCGGCTGCATTGAGCGGTTGCTCGAAGAGCGAGTCGCCGTCGACGGGAACCGCGGCCAGCGATGCTAGCGCGAGCGGCGCCGCAGTCGCGAGCGCTGCACCGGCGTCGGCCCCGGCAGGCAAGACCAAGATCGGCTTCTCCATCGCGACGCTGAACAACGCGTTCTTCGTTGGCTTGAAACTCGGTGTCGAAAAGGGCTCGAAAGCCGAGTCGTTCGAACTGGTACAGACCAATGCGAACGGCGATGCGCAGCAACAGGTCAACGACGCCAACAATCTGCTGAGTCAAGGCATCACCGCACTCGTTCTGAATCCGATTGATTCGAAGGCGATCATCCCCGTGGTGCAGAAAGCGAATCAGATGAACATCCCTGTCTTCACGCTCGATCGCGGATCGGACGGCGGCAAAGTCACGTCGTTCGTCGCGTCGGATAACGTCGCGCTCGGCGCAACAGGCGCGAAATGGATTGCCGATCAATTGACCAAACGCTATGGCTCGGCGAAAGGCAATGTCGTCGACCTGATCGGCCTGGTCGGCACGACGGCCGCCACCGATCGTGAAAAAGGCTTCAGCGACGAGATCGCCAAGTACCCGGACATCAAGGTCGTCGCGCGTCAGGAAGGCGCTTTCGATCAGGAGAAGTCGCTAAACGCGATGACCAACATCTTGCAAAAATTCCCGCAGATCGACGCGGTGTTCGGAGCCAATGACGACAACACCGTGGGCGCGGAAAAAGCGATCGACAACGCGGGCCGCTACAAGCCGCTCGATGACAAGGCGCACATCCTCGTGATCGGCGCGGATGGCACGGCGCAGGCCTTGTCGGCGATCCGCGCAGGCAAGCAGGACGCGACGATCTCGCAGAACCCGATCGAAATGGCGGCGAAGTCGCTCAATTTCATCGCCGACAACGCGGCGGGCAAGGCCGTGCCCGCCACCTATGCATGGCCGACGTTCCTCATCGACAAGTCGAATATCGATTCGGATGAAACGAAGAAATACGGTCTGTGGTCGCTGCAGGTGAGCCAGTAA
- a CDS encoding class II aldolase/adducin family protein: MSVNDPSATEDALRADIVNTMQEMVRLGINQGTSGNVSTRWRDGFLITPSGVPAAQLDTDTIVWLPLDIEATAPVFDEKRPSTEWRFHRDILHARPEIGAVVHTHSNAATAMSIHGRDIPAHHYMVAAAGGNSIRCAPYATFGSQALSDHAVAALRDRTACLLAHHGVIALGPDLARALWLANEVEVLAQQYLLAATLGVPPVLSDEQMAEVVDRFSQYGVRRKRP; encoded by the coding sequence GTGAGCGTGAACGACCCGTCAGCGACGGAAGACGCACTGCGTGCCGACATCGTGAACACGATGCAGGAGATGGTGCGGTTGGGCATCAATCAGGGCACGTCGGGCAACGTGAGCACGCGCTGGCGCGACGGCTTTCTGATTACGCCGAGCGGCGTGCCGGCGGCGCAACTGGATACGGACACGATCGTCTGGTTGCCGCTCGATATCGAAGCGACTGCGCCCGTGTTCGACGAAAAACGGCCGTCGACGGAATGGCGCTTTCATCGCGACATTCTCCACGCACGGCCCGAAATCGGCGCAGTCGTCCACACCCATTCGAACGCGGCCACGGCGATGTCGATTCACGGCCGCGATATTCCCGCGCATCACTACATGGTCGCCGCTGCGGGCGGCAATTCGATTCGTTGTGCGCCTTATGCGACCTTCGGCAGCCAGGCGCTATCGGATCACGCGGTGGCCGCGCTGCGAGACCGCACGGCATGTCTGCTTGCGCATCATGGCGTGATTGCGCTTGGACCCGATCTCGCGCGGGCCTTGTGGCTCGCGAATGAAGTCGAAGTACTGGCACAGCAGTATCTGCTCGCTGCGACGCTCGGCGTGCCGCCTGTGCTGTCGGACGAGCAGATGGCCGAGGTGGTGGACAGGTTTAGTCAATATGGCGTGCGACGCAAACGCCCGTAG
- the mtnA gene encoding S-methyl-5-thioribose-1-phosphate isomerase, giving the protein MVLPIFESLPATLTWEDDSLRIIDQTRLPRETVIEALTTAFEVWRAIHELRVRGAPAIGVAAAYGLCVSMQVSRDLPLDGFRAALIEQAAYLDSARPTAVNLNWSLKRMLRAADRSGASDSVSLYRALVEEAMQIHREDQLLCEQIGLHGMPLITAGCGVLTHCNAGALATTGVGTATAPIYLAHREGIAFRVYADETRPLLQGARVTAYELRQANVDVTLITDGTAASLMARRKVDVVIVGADRVAANGDFANKIGTLSLAIAARHFGVPFYVACPSSTLDLQTPDGSTIVIEERHGDEVTHLGGQQIAPAGIKVLNPAFDVTPHDLVTGYITERGIVAKPFEANLAALFQAEAPAASTAS; this is encoded by the coding sequence ATGGTTTTGCCAATTTTCGAAAGTCTGCCGGCTACGCTCACGTGGGAAGACGACAGTCTGCGAATCATCGATCAGACACGCTTGCCGCGCGAAACCGTGATCGAAGCGCTAACGACAGCTTTCGAAGTGTGGAGGGCCATTCACGAACTTCGGGTACGCGGCGCACCGGCAATCGGGGTCGCGGCGGCCTATGGTCTGTGTGTGTCGATGCAGGTCTCACGTGACCTTCCGCTGGATGGCTTTCGTGCCGCATTGATCGAGCAGGCGGCGTATCTCGACAGCGCGCGGCCAACGGCGGTGAATCTCAACTGGAGCCTCAAGCGCATGTTGCGCGCCGCCGACCGTTCGGGCGCAAGCGATTCCGTATCGCTGTATCGCGCGCTGGTTGAGGAGGCGATGCAGATTCATCGCGAAGACCAGTTGTTGTGCGAACAAATCGGCTTGCACGGCATGCCGCTCATCACGGCGGGCTGCGGTGTCCTGACGCACTGCAACGCCGGCGCGTTGGCGACGACGGGAGTTGGCACCGCGACCGCGCCGATCTATCTGGCGCATCGGGAAGGCATCGCGTTTCGCGTGTACGCGGATGAAACGCGGCCGCTACTGCAAGGCGCGCGCGTGACGGCGTATGAACTGCGCCAGGCCAATGTCGACGTCACGTTGATCACCGACGGCACAGCGGCGTCGCTGATGGCGCGGCGCAAGGTGGACGTTGTGATCGTCGGCGCGGACCGGGTGGCGGCGAACGGCGACTTTGCGAACAAGATCGGCACGTTGAGTCTTGCCATTGCTGCGCGTCACTTCGGCGTGCCGTTTTATGTTGCGTGCCCGTCTTCCACGCTCGATCTGCAGACACCCGATGGCAGCACGATCGTCATCGAAGAGCGGCACGGCGACGAAGTGACGCACCTCGGAGGTCAGCAGATCGCGCCTGCTGGCATCAAGGTGTTGAATCCCGCATTCGACGTCACACCGCACGATCTCGTGACGGGTTACATCACGGAACGAGGCATCGTCGCCAAACCGTTCGAAGCGAACCTTGCCGCGTTGTTTCAGGCCGAGGCGCCTGCTGCGAGTACGGCATCGTGA
- the mtnK gene encoding S-methyl-5-thioribose kinase, which yields MEFEALSSSELAAYLRGVPSVYALLNQPGELDIAEVGDGNLNYVYFVSNARTPEKSVVVKQAPPFLRLVGKTWPLTRHRMIREVAALRRFGELCPQHVPRVYHADTELYLMVMQRLSSHAILRQKLMEGHVYPKLTDHLSTYLAHTLFYGSDLFLAPEVKKQAVGAAINTELCKITEDLVFTFPFEDHPSNVYSNAFPKQMIERTWRTPALRVAVAEMKWSFMNDTETLVHGDLHTGSIMVNEDETYVIDPEFAFYGPMGFDVGAVLANLLLAYFSRDWHDRRTAQRSDDYREWLLGQITGIWTEFANKFTLLWREHERRRKSHFIGDDPGGHCAEAYRARFMQRLLANSLGFAGCKMIRRIVGMAKVADITSISDDAIRAAVEVKCVQFAERLLIERHAFGSIGEVVELARDVQDREHRLQ from the coding sequence ATGGAATTCGAAGCACTGAGTTCTTCGGAGCTGGCCGCTTATCTGCGAGGCGTGCCATCCGTGTATGCGTTGCTCAATCAACCGGGCGAACTCGACATCGCGGAAGTGGGTGACGGTAATCTCAACTACGTCTACTTCGTCAGCAACGCGCGGACGCCGGAAAAAAGTGTCGTCGTCAAACAAGCCCCGCCGTTTCTGCGGCTCGTGGGCAAGACATGGCCGTTGACGCGGCACCGGATGATCCGCGAAGTGGCGGCACTGCGCCGCTTCGGCGAACTGTGTCCGCAACACGTACCACGCGTGTATCACGCCGATACCGAGTTGTATCTGATGGTGATGCAGCGGCTGTCGTCGCACGCGATCCTGCGGCAGAAGCTGATGGAGGGCCATGTTTATCCGAAGCTCACCGATCATCTGTCGACCTATCTTGCGCATACGCTGTTCTACGGCTCCGACCTCTTTCTTGCACCCGAAGTCAAAAAGCAGGCGGTGGGCGCGGCGATCAACACCGAGCTTTGCAAGATTACCGAAGACCTCGTGTTCACCTTCCCGTTCGAAGATCATCCATCCAACGTCTACAGCAACGCTTTCCCGAAACAGATGATCGAGCGCACCTGGAGGACGCCCGCGCTGCGCGTGGCCGTGGCCGAGATGAAATGGTCGTTCATGAACGATACGGAGACCCTGGTGCATGGCGACCTGCATACGGGCTCGATCATGGTGAACGAGGACGAAACCTACGTTATCGATCCCGAGTTCGCGTTCTACGGACCCATGGGATTCGACGTCGGCGCAGTGCTGGCGAATCTGTTGCTTGCCTATTTCTCGCGCGACTGGCATGACCGTCGCACAGCGCAGCGATCCGACGACTATCGCGAGTGGCTGCTCGGTCAGATCACGGGCATCTGGACGGAGTTCGCGAATAAATTCACGCTGTTGTGGCGCGAGCATGAGAGGCGTCGGAAAAGTCACTTCATCGGAGACGATCCGGGCGGACACTGCGCGGAAGCCTACCGCGCGCGCTTCATGCAGCGCCTGCTGGCGAACTCGCTGGGCTTTGCAGGATGCAAGATGATTCGGCGGATTGTCGGCATGGCCAAGGTTGCCGATATCACCAGCATTTCAGACGATGCGATTCGTGCGGCCGTCGAAGTGAAATGCGTGCAGTTTGCCGAGCGTCTGCTGATCGAGCGTCATGCGTTTGGGTCGATCGGGGAGGTCGTGGAATTGGCGCGCGATGTGCAGGACCGTGAGCATCGGTTGCAATGA
- a CDS encoding GntR family transcriptional regulator yields MSDKIQESLTSMIRDRALKPGDQIPTETELCELLGVGRSSLREAVAQMISHGLLSRVQGRGTFIRQISLKLEGGLDDLMSVTDMIRSVGAVPTTCRLRIDQIKASENLAAKLRLGVGADCVRIERVRCADDAIAAYCIDTVPKHVFDAANGELGESLFAMFARTGRRLSHTHTSIQPTILTPRDLPELGDGFGLFLLLDEVDFDQSGEPICYSNDYYNTSIFKFDLVRKKR; encoded by the coding sequence ATGAGCGACAAGATCCAGGAGTCGTTGACGTCGATGATCCGGGATCGCGCGCTCAAGCCAGGTGATCAGATCCCCACGGAAACAGAGCTATGCGAGCTGCTGGGCGTAGGACGTTCCAGTCTGCGCGAGGCGGTCGCGCAAATGATTTCGCACGGTTTGCTGTCTCGCGTGCAGGGGCGCGGTACCTTCATCAGACAAATTTCGTTGAAGCTCGAAGGCGGGCTCGATGATCTGATGTCCGTGACGGACATGATCCGGAGTGTCGGTGCGGTTCCAACCACGTGCCGGTTGCGGATCGATCAGATCAAGGCGTCGGAGAACCTCGCCGCGAAACTGCGGTTAGGCGTCGGCGCCGATTGTGTACGCATCGAACGGGTGCGATGCGCCGACGATGCAATCGCCGCGTACTGCATCGACACGGTGCCGAAGCATGTATTCGATGCGGCAAATGGCGAACTTGGCGAGTCGCTGTTCGCGATGTTCGCGCGCACGGGTCGCCGGCTGTCGCATACACACACATCGATCCAGCCGACCATCCTGACGCCGCGCGATCTGCCGGAACTCGGCGACGGATTCGGTCTGTTTCTGTTGCTCGATGAAGTCGATTTCGATCAAAGCGGCGAGCCGATCTGTTACAGCAACGACTACTACAACACGAGCATCTTCAAGTTCGATCTGGTGCGCAAGAAGCGCTGA